The Methanolobus sp. WCC4 genome includes the window GCATAGCTGTTGCTTTACCTGTATTGTATCAGCAAGCACGTCCCATTCTAGTTGATGTAAAGGACGATTTCAATATATCTGTTGATGAAATAAGAAAGAATATCACAGACAGGACAAAAGCAATAGTAGTCCCTCACATGTTTGGGTATCCTGCAGATATGAATGAGATAAAAAAGTTGTGTGTGGATACTGGAATCTATATGATAGAGGACTGCTCACAATCCATTGGTGCCGAATATCATGGTAAAAAGGTCGGTACGGTGGGGGATATTTCTATTTTCAGCTTTTATGCTACGAAACTGATGACCTCTATCAGAGGCGGGATGGTCTGTAGCAAGGACCCGCAACTTTTAGATTCAGTGAAGGAACTAAGGTATCATGATCAATGTCGCTTATCAGAAGATCATGATATGAGATTGAAATACAGTTATATGATGTCAGACATTGAAGCATCCGTGGGAATCATTCAATTAAGTAAGCTGGGAGACTTTATACTAAGAAGAAGGGAAATTTCAAAGATGTACAAGGAGCTGCTGGAAGGTTATAAGATAGAACACCCTCCTGAAGATTCATACAAAAAACATGTTTTCTCACGTTATGTGATAAAGACACCATTTAATCCGGTAAAGGTGATTGACAGAATGAGGAGCAAGGATATTTTTTGTGAACGGATGCACATTCCGCCACTCCATAAGCGCTCTTTGTTCAACAGTTCTCTTTCATCTACAGGATTTGCACAGACAGATAGGATTATCAATTCTGCAGTATCATTGCCTATATATCCAACCCTTGATGATGATCAAGTTGTTTATATCATTGACTCGTTAAATGAGGTTTTAGGAGATTTTACTTAATGATAATAGCTGTTCATCAACCTAACTATTTGCCTTATCTGGGTTTTTTTGACAAAATGGAAAAAGCTGATATTTTTGTGATTTACGATAATGCTCAATTTAGTAAAGAAGATTATCATCACAGAAACAGAGTCAGGATATTCAATGGTTGGAAATGGCTGACAGTTCCAGTTGAAAAAAAACGTATACCTATTAATCAGATAATGGTGGTGAACAGTTCTTCTACTAAAGAAGAGAATAAATGGAATCATAAACACTTAAGGGTCATTAGCGACAATTATAAGAATGCACCCTTTTATGAAGATTATATAGATGCTTTTTACAAAATATATGAAAAAGAATATTGTTCTTTATGTGAATTGAATATGGACTTGATTCTTCTTTTGAAAGAAGCGTTTGATATAGGCACGGAGATTCTCTATACAAGTGATTTAGGTCAGTTGTCCAGTTCGTCACAAGGATTAGTTGAGATTGTACAGAAAGTTGATGGAGACACTTATCTATCCGGACAGGGTGGGAAAAACTATCTTGATATATCATTGTTTAAAGATAAGGGCATAAAAGTGGATTTCCAGAATTATGTTCATCCTATCTATAAGCAGTGCTACGAGGGTTTTGTTCCCTACATGTCAGCAATAGATGCATTGTTCAATACTGGTAAACTACCAATATAAGGAGTAGGAATTATGGCAAATGTTCTTGCAGTCGGAGCACATCCAGATGATGTTGAAATAGGTTGTGGAGGTACTGTTGCAAAACATATCTCTAAAGGAGATAATGTTGTAATAGTTATAATGATAGAACCAGTGTCTTTTCATTATAGTGGAAAATCTATCCGCTCAAAAGATGAGGGGCATACTGAGTCAAAAAATGCAGTGGATATAATGGGAGCAAAACTGATTAATCTGGGTTTTAAAGATAAGAATGTTCCCTATTCACAAGAAACTATTGAAGCACTTAATAGAATTATTGATGAATACAATATTGATATAATCTATACTCATTGGTATCACGATACCCATCAGGATCATAAAAGGACCACAGAATCAGTAATATCTGCTGGCAGATATGTCCACAATATTCTGATGTATG containing:
- a CDS encoding WbqC family protein, producing the protein MIIAVHQPNYLPYLGFFDKMEKADIFVIYDNAQFSKEDYHHRNRVRIFNGWKWLTVPVEKKRIPINQIMVVNSSSTKEENKWNHKHLRVISDNYKNAPFYEDYIDAFYKIYEKEYCSLCELNMDLILLLKEAFDIGTEILYTSDLGQLSSSSQGLVEIVQKVDGDTYLSGQGGKNYLDISLFKDKGIKVDFQNYVHPIYKQCYEGFVPYMSAIDALFNTGKLPI
- a CDS encoding DegT/DnrJ/EryC1/StrS family aminotransferase — its product is MKSSQKTIYHNEPTIGQEEIEAVAAALSNLELTIGSKVEIFERSFSKYIGINSVSTSSGTSALHMALNAIGVSKDDHVIVPSYTCIAVALPVLYQQARPILVDVKDDFNISVDEIRKNITDRTKAIVVPHMFGYPADMNEIKKLCVDTGIYMIEDCSQSIGAEYHGKKVGTVGDISIFSFYATKLMTSIRGGMVCSKDPQLLDSVKELRYHDQCRLSEDHDMRLKYSYMMSDIEASVGIIQLSKLGDFILRRREISKMYKELLEGYKIEHPPEDSYKKHVFSRYVIKTPFNPVKVIDRMRSKDIFCERMHIPPLHKRSLFNSSLSSTGFAQTDRIINSAVSLPIYPTLDDDQVVYIIDSLNEVLGDFT
- a CDS encoding PIG-L family deacetylase; the protein is MANVLAVGAHPDDVEIGCGGTVAKHISKGDNVVIVIMIEPVSFHYSGKSIRSKDEGHTESKNAVDIMGAKLINLGFKDKNVPYSQETIEALNRIIDEYNIDIIYTHWYHDTHQDHKRTTESVISAGRYVHNILMYEPEYPAGRSYLGFRNQYYVDISNEFNVKMDALKCHKSQIERYGDDFLKAVEARAIHRGYEIRTKYAECFEVLRMMDDIQ